From the genome of Daphnia pulicaria isolate SC F1-1A chromosome 5, SC_F0-13Bv2, whole genome shotgun sequence:
AAccatttcttaaaatttaacTGCCAGGATGATTTGAAAACAATCAAAGAGAATAAAACAAGGAAGATGAATACAAATAGAagagatatttaaaaagatggACACTTTACGCTACCTTCATGGCTGCAACGGAACCACGAAACCAAAAGAAGGACTAAAGTAACTCTGGTAAAGAAAGTAAGCAAGAGCTCTGTTGCCTTGCGTTTGGATTTGATATGGGAAAGTGACAACGCTGTAGGAAAACTGCTGGGTTGCCGGATTGAAAGAATTTGTCGTCAAAATTATAAGATTTCCCCCTTCCCTTGTatttattctctttctcttaaaaaaatatacatttttaaatattttcgtttttttaacttgtatttgtaaaattaattttcatccGGATATTTGTACAacaattttctgttgttgtgtaAGTTTTTGGCGCTAAATTAGACTAAGGCACTTGATGACTTGAATGAATGATGAAACCGTCTCTCATCTCCGTCATCTTATTGATATTTTCTACATGCCATATATTGTAACGACATTTTCCCGGCGTGTTATAAATTTTATCACGTCGCGTACATGTCTGTAGGCGGTATTTACGAGAAATTCACATGTTGGGTTTTGTCACTCAATACCGTGTTTTTTATAACCTTCTAGTGACATCTAATCAAGCACTTCCGGCGACAATCGTTACCCAATACTTCATCAGAATATTTTCATTCGACACAGATCATGCTTGGGTAAAATCGCAAAGTCtagaaaaacattaaaaaatcatcAATCCCAGTAACATTTTTGGTTTATTATATAAAACTGTTCTCTTAGAAACACCATCACGGGAGGGGAATACGAAATATGTGATTTTAGGGTCAAACACAATATAATAGATACCAAGTAGCTCATCAAGGGGCTAATTTGTGTAAAAAATATTGGAAAGAAGACAACAAACggaccaaaaaaataataataatgcaaagATTAGATAGGAGCTCACATCTTGGGGTAATTATGAGATACGACAGCAAACGTTaatgttaaattttaaagtaaacTCAAGTTGCCAttacaacttaaaaaaaaaaaattaaacaaaaggcAAAAAATTGGTTGCATTGATGCGAGGATACAACAAACAGGAAGTTCACTTGACCctaatttcattttccccTGATTCGTTTCAAGTGCCAAGATCTGAATATTCACCAAAGACAGAGATAGGGTGAAAAAAACACGGTAGGGAATAGGATTACATACCTAATATGTCTAACACTATAATGGAGAGGTGCTGACgttggaaattgttttttttttttcgaacggacagaattgcacaaggaaaTTACCCACCGCCAACTAAAAGCCAGTAATGGAATTGGCCATACTAAATTTGTAGGAAATAAAGTAGAAAAGGGAACAAGTAGATTTCATGAAAGTATGAGGTTGTTGCTTCTCTAGCATCTACTTCGACCAGCACCAATGAAAGGATTTGACATGGGAATGGGTCCAGTGCAAGCAGGCTGAGACAGATCGGATGATGCAGGAAAGGGGAGAAGAAGGCAACACCGAGGATCACAAGCATCTCGACGTTATAGAGGAACAACGACGAGTATCATTTCGCAATTAAGTTTTTCAAAGCTCCTCTGACGAGATACGGACGACGATATTCTGTCCGCGCGCAAGCTCAGCAAGTTCGTCATACAGCTGTGATTGATTTGAATCCTTGATGGCTCCAGCATACAAGATTGGAGCAGGAGATGGGATCGCCTCCACTTCTTCCCAAACCTCTTTAAAGCGTGCACGCTTGGCAGTTGTATCAGCCGAATGATAGTCGTGTTCTAACAAGAAAGCAGGAACGCTTCGTTTCGGATTGGCCGGATACTGTTTGCCAAATTTCTGCCCCCATTGGCTCTTCAATACATCGTTCTTGCTTCCCGGCATAGTTAGCGGGCCGAGTGGCAGAGGGACGTACAGTCCgctctcatcttcttcttcatcttctccaATAACCACTTCTCCTCCCAAAGCCATCTCCAGGATCTCTAAATCAGTCATTTCAGAATCGGCGTCCAAAGCCAAAGTATCTTGCAATAATGCTCTAGAACGACCTATGTTTCCcaatatgaaaacaaaaatgtagcAAAGTTCATCACTTAAAAATATTCAGTATTCTCTTACCGGCAAACGGTGGCATTTTCATCATGGATTGTGCCATCTGAGATGCAGCCGAATTTGTCCGGCCATCAGTGAGGCTCTTACTGGAGTCTGGTCTCAAATTCGGCAGAAGGAAAAGGGCAAATGATAGCATCAAAACCAAAAGGCAGGTAGCTGGCTGTGCTGTGTTGCTCGTGGAAATAACTTCTTTGCTGTTGGCGTTAGTAGAAGTTCCTCCAGTAGACGTAGAAGCCGCTGTTATCGCTGCAACTGTTGGCGTCGAAGCCTGATTTCCACCCTGACCAGTCAGAATGCTTTGCAGTCTTTTAAGTTGTGAAAGTAGAGATTTATTCTCCGTTTCCAGTAAACGGATACGCTTTTGAAGTGACATGTTCTCGTCAGAGCACAGCTTGACACGATCTTCGAGGCCGTCCATATAgacacgttttctttttcgggaaTCTTGGGCCGAAATCTTGTTGCGGATTTTACGGCGGATACGTTTTAGCTCTCGCTCTTCATGTTTGGTAAGTGGATAATGGCTGGGCAGTTCAACACCTTCCTTAGCCAAGAGACGACGCTCTTCATCTGGATTCAATGAAAACAGTTTAAAAGTCTGTGAGGAAAACCAGCCACACAAGTTAAGTGCTTACCTGAAAGCAGGATTGGAGGATAAGAGGTTTtcgttgatgatgatgtagGAGCTGAAGATACTGAGAGTTGAACTGGACCCAAAAGTTTCTTGATAGCGTCA
Proteins encoded in this window:
- the LOC124340976 gene encoding cyclic AMP-responsive element-binding protein 3-like protein 3, translating into MNTEEILFDNLLDTSVDGNVFLEDLIEDPAANVLEQAMKENMMEVWESNDYELLNSPLAGELKFDDITQSTNYLEWINWDQKDKTDKIVPASNSSDSGLSSDFHYDQQLSPSNEMDRSSPTSSPIGGGGASSICSSVDVDSVSSPDTLSPSSPCSDIHLIDEAADMEINPSKPASSLATTPKSTNAPLVFPVSLKDLNLREIKAVKIIRNGSTLVSSAASAVLGGIKSTSAQVPDAIKKLLGPVQLSVSSAPTSSSTKTSYPPILLSDEERRLLAKEGVELPSHYPLTKHEERELKRIRRKIRNKISAQDSRKRKRVYMDGLEDRVKLCSDENMSLQKRIRLLETENKSLLSQLKRLQSILTGQGGNQASTPTVAAITAASTSTGGTSTNANSKEVISTSNTAQPATCLLVLMLSFALFLLPNLRPDSSKSLTDGRTNSAASQMAQSMMKMPPFAGRSRALLQDTLALDADSEMTDLEILEMALGGEVVIGEDEEEDESGLYVPLPLGPLTMPGSKNDVLKSQWGQKFGKQYPANPKRSVPAFLLEHDYHSADTTAKRARFKEVWEEVEAIPSPAPILYAGAIKDSNQSQLYDELAELARGQNIVVRISSEEL